One Limisphaerales bacterium DNA window includes the following coding sequences:
- a CDS encoding LptF/LptG family permease, whose amino-acid sequence MRLLDRYLLRELFVPLFYCLLGFQIFWTAFDLFSQMDVFQSANMDAGDMARYYLLQTPELLTTVLPIALLLALLYTLTNHARHNELVAIRAAGVSLARLSVPYFGVALVLGGGLFLVTEFIAPRATAEASRLVKAAGDTNSVWLANLDFRDDSKQQVWHIKRYNPATGEMEQPAVDWVERDARYELFASRAEWKKGTWVFYDAQLQIYRPPANDLPQLLVTNVLTGRFIGGSPAQLQAEIRVTQMDKIMAAKRLRLSLGEIMEYQKLHPEMKTDRAALLKTQFHGRLAQPFTCLVVVFVAIPFGAMGGRRNVYAGVAGSVAICFFYFVLLRWGLALGTAGHIPALLAAWLPNLVFAGVGIVLMRKVP is encoded by the coding sequence ATGCGATTGTTGGACCGCTATTTGCTGCGCGAATTATTCGTGCCGTTGTTTTACTGCCTGCTCGGCTTTCAGATTTTCTGGACTGCGTTTGATTTGTTCAGCCAGATGGATGTGTTTCAATCCGCCAACATGGATGCGGGCGACATGGCGCGTTATTATTTGCTGCAAACCCCCGAACTGCTAACGACCGTGCTGCCCATTGCGCTCTTGCTCGCGCTGCTGTACACGCTCACCAATCACGCGCGCCACAACGAGTTGGTCGCCATCCGCGCGGCCGGAGTGAGCTTGGCCCGGCTCAGTGTGCCTTACTTCGGGGTAGCATTAGTGCTGGGTGGCGGGCTATTTCTGGTGACTGAATTTATCGCCCCGCGGGCAACGGCCGAGGCGTCGCGTTTGGTCAAAGCCGCCGGGGATACTAATTCGGTGTGGCTGGCAAACCTCGATTTTCGGGACGATTCCAAACAGCAAGTTTGGCACATCAAACGCTACAACCCCGCCACCGGCGAGATGGAGCAGCCGGCGGTGGATTGGGTCGAGCGCGATGCGCGCTATGAACTGTTTGCCAGCCGCGCCGAATGGAAGAAAGGCACGTGGGTGTTTTATGATGCCCAATTGCAAATCTACCGGCCTCCCGCCAATGACCTGCCGCAGTTGCTGGTGACCAACGTATTAACCGGCCGGTTCATTGGCGGCTCGCCCGCGCAATTGCAGGCGGAAATCAGGGTGACTCAAATGGACAAAATCATGGCGGCCAAGCGCCTTCGCCTTTCGCTGGGCGAAATAATGGAATACCAAAAACTACATCCCGAAATGAAAACGGATCGCGCGGCGCTGTTAAAAACCCAATTTCACGGACGGTTGGCCCAGCCGTTCACGTGTCTGGTAGTGGTGTTTGTGGCGATCCCCTTTGGCGCGATGGGCGGACGGCGAAACGTGTATGCGGGGGTGGCGGGGAGTGTAGCCATTTGTTTTTTTTACTTCGTGCTGTTGCGGTGGGGACTGGCACTGGGCACGGCCGGTCACATCCCGGCGTTGCTTGCGGCGTGGCTGCCGAATCTCGTTTTTGCCGGGGTAGGAATAGTGTTGATGCGAAAGGTGCCATGA
- a CDS encoding GAF domain-containing protein, whose translation MNLLPEQMTRLYDSVRAIHSTLEPEAALRLVVREAVSLVRASSGSLVLLNPNTGLLETEAAEGLPEPDPNTRLEAGVAGWVVRHGKSLRVGNAGGDERCAGGRPGVHSELAVPLRMEGSVRSVLRVDATEVDAFSETDQALLEELAVHATQVIHNTWLYEQLRQRTELLESLVSVGQTINRTLILDDVLEAITREAAGLGRARACSLQLLDASGEWLEVRAQHGAGSDYQQRPALSVAESLMGSVVRRRKPMQVGDLQNSAQYQHAEIARREGFISLLSVPLVYSEDCLGTLNVYTDTPHVFSNEEMSTLAALAELSAVAIEKARLYERTVDGEEQLRRNEQLSALGLLAAEVAHEIRNPLTVMKMLYHSLNLQFPEGDPRCEDARVLGDKMDHLDRIVDNIVNFARNAEPRMAPVHVPTLLDDLALLTRHKLQHHSIQLERDDAPELPPVKADATQLSQAFLNVILNATEAMPEGGTLRIATAREGNELRVAFADTGPGMTDAQRERAFTGMLSTTKEKGGGLGLAIVAKVAEAHGGRVELESEEGCGTKITLCLAGE comes from the coding sequence ATGAACTTGCTGCCGGAACAAATGACACGGTTGTACGACAGCGTGCGGGCAATTCATTCCACGCTGGAACCGGAGGCGGCATTGCGTTTGGTGGTGCGGGAGGCGGTGAGTTTGGTGCGGGCGTCGAGCGGTTCGTTGGTGCTGCTGAATCCAAATACCGGATTGCTGGAAACCGAGGCAGCCGAGGGTTTGCCGGAGCCGGATCCCAATACACGCCTGGAGGCCGGTGTCGCAGGTTGGGTCGTGCGCCACGGCAAATCGTTGCGCGTGGGGAATGCAGGAGGCGATGAGCGCTGTGCCGGCGGGCGGCCGGGCGTGCATAGTGAGTTGGCGGTTCCGTTGCGGATGGAAGGCTCGGTGCGATCGGTGCTGCGGGTAGATGCCACGGAGGTGGATGCGTTTTCTGAAACGGATCAGGCGCTGCTGGAGGAACTGGCGGTGCACGCCACGCAGGTGATTCATAACACGTGGCTTTATGAACAGCTGCGCCAACGGACGGAGTTGTTGGAATCACTGGTGAGCGTGGGGCAGACGATCAACCGCACGCTGATTCTCGATGATGTGCTGGAGGCGATCACGCGCGAAGCGGCGGGACTGGGCCGCGCGCGCGCGTGCTCGTTGCAGTTACTTGATGCCAGCGGCGAATGGCTGGAGGTGCGCGCGCAACACGGCGCGGGCAGCGATTACCAGCAACGTCCGGCGCTGAGCGTGGCAGAAAGCTTGATGGGCTCGGTGGTGCGCCGTCGCAAGCCGATGCAGGTGGGCGACCTGCAAAACTCCGCGCAATATCAGCACGCCGAAATCGCCCGGCGCGAAGGATTTATTTCACTGCTCAGTGTGCCATTGGTTTATTCGGAAGATTGCCTGGGCACGCTGAATGTTTATACGGACACGCCGCATGTTTTTTCAAATGAAGAAATGAGCACGCTGGCGGCACTGGCGGAACTCTCGGCGGTGGCGATTGAAAAGGCGCGGTTGTACGAACGCACGGTGGATGGCGAGGAACAACTCCGCCGCAACGAACAGCTCAGTGCGCTGGGATTATTGGCGGCGGAAGTGGCGCACGAAATTCGTAACCCGCTCACGGTGATGAAGATGTTGTACCACTCGCTGAATTTACAATTCCCTGAAGGTGATCCGCGTTGTGAGGATGCGCGGGTGTTGGGTGACAAGATGGATCACCTCGACCGCATCGTGGACAACATCGTGAACTTTGCCCGCAACGCCGAGCCGCGCATGGCGCCGGTACACGTGCCGACATTACTCGACGATCTTGCGTTACTCACGCGCCACAAACTTCAGCATCATTCCATCCAATTGGAACGCGATGATGCACCGGAGTTGCCGCCGGTGAAAGCGGATGCCACCCAACTTTCGCAGGCGTTCCTCAACGTGATTCTCAATGCCACCGAGGCGATGCCCGAGGGCGGCACATTGCGCATAGCCACCGCGCGCGAGGGCAACGAACTGCGCGTGGCCTTTGCCGATACTGGCCCGGGGATGACCGATGCCCAACGCGAACGCGCCTTCACCGGCATGCTCAGCACGACCAAAGAAAAAGGCGGCGGACTCGGCCTGGCCATTGTGGCAAAAGTGGCTGAAGCCCACGGTGGGCGGGTGGAATTGGAATCGGAGGAGGGGTGCGGCACAAAGATTACGCTATGTCTGGCGGGGGAATAA
- a CDS encoding DUF4177 domain-containing protein: MQIWEHRQLDVPEKEMEKVLQNFGENGWELVSVIDETIDPSRQADRRMYRLFFKRAAGEGMAD; encoded by the coding sequence ATGCAAATTTGGGAACACCGCCAATTGGACGTACCGGAAAAAGAGATGGAGAAAGTGCTCCAAAATTTCGGGGAAAACGGATGGGAGCTGGTGAGCGTCATTGACGAGACAATTGATCCCAGTCGACAAGCTGATCGCCGAATGTACCGGCTGTTTTTTAAACGAGCCGCAGGCGAGGGCATGGCGGATTAG